Proteins encoded together in one Acipenser ruthenus chromosome 22, fAciRut3.2 maternal haplotype, whole genome shotgun sequence window:
- the LOC117431184 gene encoding melanin-concentrating hormone receptor 1-like produces MDSMESVVTTANITDSEQNQSNTDSTKYIAYGSVFMPTVFGIICLLGIIGNVIVIFTVFSKSKFRCRSSVPDIFIVNLSVVDLLFLLGMPFLIHQLLGNGVWHFGETVCTIITALDTNSQFTSTYILTSMTLDRYLATVYPLTSARFRRPAVAVLIISIVWFMSFLSITPVWMYARLIPLPGGVLGCGIRLPNPETDIYWYTLYQFFIAFAIPFTVISVAYWRILLRMTSSEALTTQRSARIKTKKVTRIAVTICLVFFCCWAPFYVLQLIQLAVDQPTLSFYYAYKVAISLGYANSCLNPFIYIVLCETFRRRFIVSVRPAEDAQSPARSRRNPRKTDHHSEQQQLQLVSVPGR; encoded by the exons ATGGATTCTATGGAAAGTGTGGTTACCACCGCAAATATTACCGACTCAGAACAAAACCAATCCAATACAG ATTCAACTAAATACATTGCATATGGCAGCGTGTTCATGCCAACGGTTTTTGGCATTATCTGCTTGCTGGGCATAATAGGGAACGTGATAGTCATCTTCACCGTGTTCAGTAAGTCTAAGTTCAGGTGTAGAAGCAGCGTCCCCGACATATTCATCGTTAATTTATCGGTTGTGGACCTGCTTTTCCTGCTAGGAATGCCTTTCCTTATTCACCAGCTGCTGGGGAACGGAGTTTGGCACTTTGGAGAGACTGTGTGCACGATCATTACAGCCCTAGACACCAACAGTCAGTTTACCAGCACCTACATTCTGACTTCCATGACACTTGATAGGTACTTGGCCACTGTCTATCCCCTCACCTCTGCGCGGTTCAGAAGACCCGCTGTTGCCGTTCTAATAATCAGCATCGTCTGGTTCATGTCGTTCCTTAGCATCACCCCCGTTTGGATGTACGCCCGCCTGATTCCTTTGCCCGGTGGGGTGTTAGGTTGCGGGATTCGCTTGCCGAACCCGGAGACAGATATCTACTGGTACACGTTATACCAGTTTTTCATCGCCTTTGCCATACCTTTCACGGTTATCTCAGTGGCTTACTGGAGGATTTTGCTTAGAATGACCTCCTCGGAGGCTCTAACCACGCAGAGAAGTGCCAGGATAAAGACTAAAAAAGTGACCAGGATCGCAGTCACTATCTGCCTAGTTTTCTTCTGTTGCTGGGCTCCCTTCTATGTGTTGCAGTTGATTCAGCTGGCAGTAGATCAGCCGACATTGTCATTCTATTACGCCTACAAGGTTGCTATCAGCCTGGGCTACGCGAACAGTTGCCTGAACCCGTTTATCTACATTGTGCTGTGTGAAACCTTTAGGAGGAGATTCATAGTCTCGGTCAGACCCGCTGAAGACGCACAAAGCCCCGCCAGGAGCCGACGGAATCCCAGAAAAACGGATCACCATTCTGAGCAACAACAGCTACAGTTGGTTTCGGTTCCCGGAAGGTAG